The Parabacteroides sp. AD58 genome includes a window with the following:
- a CDS encoding DUF805 domain-containing protein, with protein MTKLAQCTACKNFTHEGACKYYKYLDDSSCEQYELPLNNSKGMFTRIFSFKGRIRRSEYVLTYLLYMSFVYFANLIDFEDGNLFGLVLGFIWLLLVIPAVWICLAQGVKRCHDRGNSGWFQFIPFYIFWMFFADGVDGPNRYGTSPKKDYESQIYKP; from the coding sequence ATGACAAAGCTAGCACAATGTACAGCGTGTAAAAATTTTACCCATGAGGGAGCTTGTAAATATTATAAGTATTTGGATGATAGTAGTTGTGAGCAATATGAACTTCCCTTGAATAATTCTAAGGGGATGTTTACCCGGATTTTTTCGTTTAAAGGAAGAATTCGAAGGTCAGAATATGTTTTGACTTATTTGTTGTATATGTCATTTGTTTATTTTGCTAATCTGATAGATTTCGAAGACGGAAATCTTTTTGGCTTAGTACTTGGCTTTATATGGCTCTTGCTGGTTATTCCAGCCGTTTGGATCTGCTTGGCTCAAGGAGTTAAAAGATGCCATGACAGAGGAAATTCGGGGTGGTTTCAGTTTATTCCATTTTATATTTTCTGGATGTTTTTTGCGGATGGAGTAGATGGTCCAAACAGATACGGAACTTCACCTAAAAAAGATTATGAAAGTCAAATTTATAAGCCCTAA
- a CDS encoding IS4 family transposase, whose protein sequence is MHKDKFVFAQLTRFLDRNHFNYLIKKYEGDKYIKSYTCWNQLLTMMFGQLSNRESLRDLVVAMEAHAGKLYHLGIGKSVTRSNLSKANEQRNYRIFEEYATFMIAEARKRRINKIFELDDHVYAFDSTTVDLCLSVFEWAKFRKHKGGIKLHTLYDVEAEVPAFVHITHANIHDSKAMPEIPYESGAHYIFDRGYNDFSNLNTINRIGAFFVVRAKTNVRIKPKTWKRRLPKGVVSDVIGCFTVYKSSKEYPEELRKLIVENPEDGTRYIFLTNSLDASAELISSLYRNRWSVELFFKWIKQHLRIKKFWGTSENAVRIQIYCAIITYCLAAIIQHDMKLERSIYEVLQILGISLTDKTHLCDLFDKSNFKNVKDRYDSSEPNLFNF, encoded by the coding sequence ATGCATAAAGACAAGTTCGTTTTTGCTCAATTAACCCGATTTCTTGACCGCAATCACTTCAACTATCTCATAAAGAAGTATGAAGGCGACAAATATATCAAGAGTTACACCTGTTGGAATCAACTACTTACGATGATGTTCGGTCAGCTATCCAATCGAGAGAGTCTCCGAGATTTGGTTGTGGCTATGGAAGCTCATGCCGGAAAACTTTACCATCTTGGAATCGGAAAGTCTGTAACGCGGAGCAATCTCAGTAAGGCTAATGAGCAACGTAACTACCGCATCTTCGAAGAGTATGCAACATTCATGATTGCTGAGGCCCGCAAGCGTAGAATCAATAAAATATTCGAACTTGACGATCATGTTTACGCATTTGACTCTACAACGGTTGATTTGTGCCTGTCAGTGTTTGAGTGGGCTAAATTTCGCAAACATAAAGGCGGAATAAAGTTGCATACGCTCTATGATGTTGAAGCGGAAGTACCTGCATTTGTGCATATTACACATGCCAATATTCACGATTCAAAAGCTATGCCTGAGATACCATACGAATCTGGAGCGCACTACATATTCGACCGCGGATATAACGATTTCAGCAACCTTAATACAATAAATCGTATAGGTGCTTTCTTCGTTGTACGAGCCAAAACAAACGTACGGATCAAGCCTAAAACTTGGAAACGAAGATTGCCGAAAGGGGTAGTTTCAGATGTAATCGGATGCTTTACGGTTTATAAAAGTTCTAAGGAGTACCCTGAGGAACTTAGAAAACTCATCGTTGAGAATCCTGAAGACGGTACACGATACATCTTTCTGACAAATAGTCTTGATGCATCTGCGGAGTTGATATCATCGCTTTATCGAAACAGATGGAGTGTTGAACTGTTCTTCAAATGGATAAAACAACACCTCAGAATTAAGAAGTTTTGGGGAACATCGGAAAACGCAGTACGCATACAAATCTATTGTGCGATAATTACTTACTGTTTGGCAGCAATAATCCAACACGATATGAAATTAGAACGTAGCATCTATGAAGTTCTCCAAATCCTTGGAATTTCCCTGACTGACAAAACACATCTCTGTGACTTGTTTGACAAATCTAATTTCAAAAATGTCAAAGACCGATATGATTCAAGTGAACCGAATTTATTTAATTTTTAA
- a CDS encoding tetratricopeptide repeat protein, producing MYTKAHLGNSNAMFELSGYYLYGIYVPESHQKAYNWLKKANALGLSDADATLHYCFRMKDGVLSLSEQFSDTFSVVRNLKLKAEQGDSNAMFLLGISKIEDNDVSDLQYKIGLRYIKSAAALNHPDALFILGIQYLFGKRIQRNTKKGFSLVNKAAYLNSLSALDFLIKFYFDHNDLHKVLPLIEKAVSFEEYKNKEAIGILADSYMQGYIVTKNINKGIELYIRAAELGNADSQYNLALIYETGRFGIEKNINKAIYWYEKAVDQNDALATTNLGMILFHSAEEADQKKGFELLNKAYELGDKKALCNIGIAYKRGIGTVKDAQKAIEYYERAYQEGINDAAYNLYLLYSDGTALEPDNEKADYWKQIYDNLENQ from the coding sequence GTGTACACAAAAGCACATTTAGGCAATTCAAATGCAATGTTTGAATTAAGCGGTTATTATCTGTATGGCATCTATGTTCCAGAGAGTCATCAGAAAGCATATAATTGGTTGAAGAAGGCGAATGCATTGGGGCTGTCCGATGCAGATGCGACACTGCATTATTGCTTTCGTATGAAAGACGGTGTACTCTCTTTATCTGAACAATTTTCTGACACCTTTTCGGTGGTTAGGAATCTAAAATTGAAAGCAGAACAAGGGGATAGTAATGCCATGTTTCTTTTAGGTATTTCTAAAATTGAGGACAATGATGTTTCGGATCTTCAGTACAAAATAGGGCTACGATATATAAAATCAGCAGCGGCTTTGAATCATCCGGATGCGTTATTTATTTTAGGAATACAATACTTGTTCGGCAAACGAATACAAAGAAACACAAAGAAAGGTTTCTCTTTAGTAAATAAAGCGGCGTATTTGAATAGTTTGAGCGCACTTGATTTTTTGATTAAATTTTATTTTGACCATAACGATTTACATAAAGTTCTGCCTCTGATAGAAAAAGCGGTATCGTTTGAAGAATATAAAAACAAGGAGGCTATCGGTATCTTAGCTGATAGTTATATGCAAGGCTATATTGTAACTAAAAACATCAATAAAGGTATTGAATTGTATATAAGGGCTGCCGAGTTGGGGAATGCAGATTCACAATATAATTTGGCTCTTATTTACGAAACGGGGCGTTTTGGTATTGAAAAAAATATCAATAAAGCCATTTATTGGTATGAGAAAGCGGTCGATCAAAATGACGCATTGGCAACGACAAATTTGGGTATGATTTTATTCCATTCAGCAGAAGAGGCTGATCAGAAAAAAGGGTTTGAATTATTAAATAAAGCCTACGAGCTGGGGGATAAAAAAGCATTGTGTAATATTGGAATTGCTTATAAAAGAGGAATAGGTACAGTTAAAGATGCGCAAAAAGCAATTGAATATTATGAACGAGCTTATCAAGAAGGAATTAATGACGCTGCATATAATTTGTATCTGTTATATTCAGACGGCACGGCTTTAGAGCCGGATAATGAAAAAGCTGATTATTGGAAACAGATTTATGATAATCTTGAAAATCAATAA